From a region of the uncultured Desulfatiglans sp. genome:
- a CDS encoding Uracil DNA glycosylase family protein: MLTQSARMQSAEAWRDLNDRLVESLNLLRFDLPVTHVYNPLVYARAPYDLYLERYGLGPKEVLLLGMNPGPWGMAQTGVPFGEVSAVRDWLRIDAPVGRPQREHPKRPVEGFGCRRSEVSGRRLWGWARSRFGEPEVFFSRFFVANYCPLLFVEESGRNLTPDKLPAAERKPLVAACDRALQGAVELIRPRFVLGVGKFAAQRAAEALAERGVTVGAVTHPSPANPKANKGWEALLEAELAALGIDLRNIP, from the coding sequence TTGCTCACCCAATCAGCAAGAATGCAGAGCGCCGAAGCTTGGCGCGACCTGAACGACAGGCTGGTCGAATCCTTGAACCTTCTCCGATTCGACTTACCGGTCACGCATGTGTACAACCCATTGGTCTACGCAAGGGCCCCTTATGACCTCTATCTGGAGCGCTATGGTCTTGGGCCGAAGGAGGTCCTCCTGCTCGGGATGAACCCGGGTCCCTGGGGTATGGCCCAGACCGGGGTTCCCTTCGGAGAGGTGAGTGCGGTGCGCGATTGGCTGAGGATCGATGCACCCGTGGGGCGGCCGCAGCGGGAACATCCCAAACGTCCGGTGGAGGGCTTCGGTTGCAGGCGGAGCGAAGTGAGCGGCCGGAGGCTCTGGGGGTGGGCCCGCTCGCGCTTCGGCGAGCCGGAGGTCTTTTTCAGCCGGTTTTTTGTGGCGAATTATTGCCCTCTGCTCTTTGTCGAGGAAAGCGGGCGGAACCTCACGCCGGACAAGCTTCCCGCAGCGGAGCGGAAGCCCTTGGTGGCTGCCTGTGACCGTGCCCTGCAGGGGGCGGTGGAACTCATCCGTCCCAGGTTTGTGCTGGGCGTGGGAAAGTTTGCGGCTCAGAGAGCCGCCGAGGCCCTGGCCGAAAGGGGTGTCACGGTCGGTGCCGTGACCCACCCGAGCCCGGCGAATCCGAAGGCGAACAAGGGTTGGGAGGCCCTGCTCGAGGCCGAGTTGGCGGCCCTGGGGATCGACCTGAGAAACATCCCCTGA
- a CDS encoding hypothetical protein (Evidence 5 : Unknown function) has protein sequence MQNRNRPATEKAAPGRVPARACNRPEFDIVSNPEMVFFANLCVNLHVCLCGDLQVASAQTLDFLDLGKKSAFPDWKRVDVGPMVFFANLCVNLHVCLCGGIRTRFRVPRFSPVR, from the coding sequence GTGCAAAACCGGAACAGGCCGGCGACCGAAAAAGCGGCGCCGGGGCGGGTGCCGGCGCGGGCTTGCAATCGGCCGGAATTTGATATAGTTTCCAATCCGGAAATGGTCTTTTTTGCCAATCTCTGCGTCAATCTGCACGTTTGCTTGTGCGGCGACCTGCAGGTCGCCTCCGCACAAACGCTGGATTTCCTTGATCTTGGCAAAAAATCCGCATTTCCGGATTGGAAACGGGTTGACGTTGGTCCAATGGTCTTTTTTGCCAATCTCTGCGTCAATCTGCACGTTTGCTTGTGCGGCGGGATCAGAACGCGGTTCCGGGTTCCTCGATTCAGTCCCGTCCGGTAA
- a CDS encoding Chaperone protein dnaJ — translation MNENGSRDYYKILGVDPGASPQQIKEAFRRLALEHHPDRNQDNPEATARMAAVNEAYAVLSDPVKRREYDEIRSRFGSEAYGRFRQNYSQEDIFRGSDIQSVFDEMSRTFGYRSFEDLFKEFARSGGRTFDFGGPGYRGKGWVFTSRPGQNRGSSSPLLNRGIGKMLSYGLRKTLGVHIPERGPDRHDTITIAPEEAEQGGKIPYNMREFSKTLLVSIPAGFPEGGQLRLKGMGGPGKGGGEAGDLYLKVRLRKPLMQKISGAFQRFLGTIAPKDGSS, via the coding sequence ATGAACGAGAACGGATCCAGAGACTACTATAAGATCCTGGGTGTCGATCCCGGCGCCTCCCCCCAGCAGATCAAGGAGGCCTTCCGCCGCCTCGCCCTGGAACATCATCCGGACCGGAACCAGGACAATCCGGAAGCGACCGCTCGGATGGCGGCCGTCAATGAGGCCTACGCAGTCCTCTCGGACCCGGTAAAGCGCCGGGAGTACGATGAAATCCGAAGCCGCTTCGGCTCCGAGGCCTACGGCCGGTTCCGTCAGAATTATTCGCAGGAAGACATCTTCCGCGGCTCGGATATCCAGTCCGTTTTCGATGAGATGAGCCGGACCTTCGGCTACCGGAGCTTTGAAGATCTCTTCAAGGAATTCGCCCGCTCGGGCGGCCGCACCTTCGACTTCGGGGGACCGGGCTACCGGGGGAAGGGTTGGGTCTTCACCTCCCGGCCGGGGCAGAACCGCGGGTCCTCATCACCCCTGCTGAACCGGGGAATCGGCAAAATGTTGTCGTACGGGCTTCGGAAAACGCTCGGCGTCCATATCCCCGAACGCGGCCCCGACCGGCACGACACCATCACCATAGCACCCGAGGAGGCCGAACAGGGTGGGAAGATACCCTACAACATGAGAGAATTTTCCAAAACGCTCCTGGTCAGCATCCCTGCCGGTTTTCCAGAGGGCGGACAACTGCGCCTCAAAGGCATGGGGGGGCCAGGCAAGGGAGGGGGCGAAGCGGGGGACCTTTATCTGAAGGTCCGTTTGCGCAAACCCTTGATGCAGAAAATCAGCGGGGCCTTCCAGCGCTTCCTCGGCACGATCGCCCCGAAAGACGGCTCTTCCTAA